Sequence from the Amaranthus tricolor cultivar Red isolate AtriRed21 chromosome 1, ASM2621246v1, whole genome shotgun sequence genome:
GGTTGCTTTATTCAATTTCCTGTAATCTATGTACATTCTCCAACCCGTAACTTTTCTAGTGGATACTGACTCACCCTTATCATATTTGATAACGGTCATGCCACCCTTTTCGGGCACTTCCTATACAGGGCTAACCCACCTACTATCAGAGATAGTGTAGGTTATGCCTGCGTCAAGTAATTTCTAAACCTCTTTTCTCATAACATCTTTCATATTAGGGTTCAATCTCCTATAAGTTTCTATAAATGTGGCATGATCATCATCAAGAAATATTCTATGCATGCAAAAAGATGGACTTATACCAGTGATATCATCAATTGAATACCCTATGACACTCTTGAAATTTCTAATCAATGCAATCAATTGGTCAGGTTGGGTATTATTTAGTTCAGCATTAACAATTACTGGATAAGTTTCATTTTCTCCTAAATAGGCATATTTTAATGAAGAGGGAAGGGGTTTAAGATCTACCTGAGGAGGCGTGGATCTGTCCTCTTTAATCGTCATAGAAGCCTCCAAAACTGTCTCCATCACTGGTTCCATATAGAAATCTGGTTCATCTAACAGCTTTCTCAAACTTGCGGCCTTTGAGCACTTTCCATCCTCAACTCCTTCTAAGATTGACCTCAAAGGGTCATCATACTATGGGTGCATAATCTTAACCCTTACTACTTCTGCTCTGCACAGTGATTCATCAATGAGTCCTTTCATCATTGAAGGAAGATGAAACTCAACGTCCTCCCCCAAGATGTTCAATGTGAGCTTGCCATTGAACACATCAAAAACAGCGCGTGCAGTCTTCAAAAAATCTCTCCCAAGAATGATAGGTATGACATGATCTTCAACAATATCCATAATCACAAAATCACAAGGGACATAGAACTTCCCTATTTGAACTGGAAAATCTTCAACAACTCCAACTGGAAACCTTACTGATCTATCGTCTAGCTGCAAAGACATCCTTGTTGGCTTGATCTCAGCATTGATCCTCTTGCATAAAGATAGCGACATGATACTCACACTAGCTCCTAAATCAGCAAGTGCTTTATTGACCAAAACTTCACCAAAGTTGACTGGAATGGTGAAACTCGCAGGGTCAGCTTCTTTTTTCGGCACCTTGCACTTTAAGATAGCGTTGCATTCTCCTCTTAGTGTTTTAACGCCTGTTTTCGACAGCTTCCTTTTGTTAGATAATACCTCCTTCAGAAATTTTGCATAAGAAGGCATCTCCTTGATAGTATCTATTAAGGattgtttatttcaaacttactcagaacttttaaaaatttcccatatttttcttcaagctTGCAACGCGCTAATCTCTGTGGGAAAGGAACAGGAGGTACATATACATCAGTGGTGGGCTCCTTTCTCTTCTCTGGGGCAGTTGCTGGTTGTTCCTCCTTTTCCCCCTTATTAGGTGCTTCTTTCTCTACTACCACCACTTCTTCTTCATTCTCAACAACAACCATGGATGGAGGATTATAGGTGGTGCCGCTTCTTAATGTACTGCATTTACATGACCGGAGGGGTTTTTCTCGGTGTTGCTTGGAAT
This genomic interval carries:
- the LOC130807611 gene encoding uncharacterized protein LOC130807611, yielding MVVVENEEEVVVVEKEAPNKGEKEEQPATAPEKRKEPTTDVYVPPVPFPQRLAHTIKEMPSYAKFLKEVLSNKRKLSKTGVKTLRGECNAILKCKVPKKEADPASFTIPVNFGEVLVNKALADLGASVSIMSLSLCKRINAEIKPTRMSLQLDDRSVRFPVGVVEDFPVQIGKFYVPCDFVIMDIVEDHVIPIILGRDFLKTARAVFDVFNGKLTLNILGEDVEFHLPSMMKGLIDESLCRAEVVRVKIMHP